In a single window of the Lates calcarifer isolate ASB-BC8 linkage group LG1, TLL_Latcal_v3, whole genome shotgun sequence genome:
- the cfap210 gene encoding cilia- and flagella- associated protein 210 isoform X1, with protein sequence MTSVVEHGRRRGSGKSVSPAEEASRMIQPPDLHKVTVLSKAEWLRIQDELNGVNKDKERMREAANQREALHLQSKEVVKLWSNTIAGQRQKKLEAKRIREQIEEEKKKLIDKEEAKYQEQKRKEAIEKAKTQLYYQSDRVKGLHRALLLTEVLKEREAQIELKQRIKSATKDVDKVFMDVAKARDDEALRLEQEKVLQRRLERQAVAEDLKNQIKEIELLRERQKAENKKDGEEIQRLRELFQWEQRMEEERQTEQKKSLLQAHLVGSQQHRLCSTCIFSLLLCSLYLQEHLANRDLIRAADTQKQEAEEQQRKLFLSAKQKMMKLRKDKETELFREAQMQRERIMSKLTDTQREQTVSEEQRIAKAVAERDAKQAQQQREEEEKKAAVLKAITAHREFMRREKEQRDQAALQSTRDALQAKTEADRIFSEKQQLKAQRIREDERKLQDFNATQMAEKIARAQQLRREEHEFEGKNTDLAAEEENQFQQYSQQVIRAAADAQRNVFPLCRAAREGTGGGLGPVFGGVRASYLVQDRSGAQMPKYVSGATQNIKKLNEAVDIQEAKRRLGFTWLT encoded by the exons ATGACCTCGGTGGTTGAGCACGGCCGACGGAGAGGATCCGGTAAAAGTG TGTCTCCGGCAGAGGAAGCCAGCAGGATGATCCAGCCGCCTGATCTCCACAAAGTCACAGTCTTAAGCAAGGCTGAATGGCTGAGGATTCAAGATGAACTGAACGGGGTTAATAAAGACAAGGAGCGAATGAGAGAGGCTGCGAACCAGAGGGAGGCCCTGCACCTGCAGTCAAAAGAGGTGGTGAAACTGTGGTCCAATACCATCGCT GGTCAGAGGCAAAAGAAGCTGGAGGCAAAGAGGATTCGGGAGCAGattgaggaagagaagaagaaactgatTGATAAAGAAGAGGCCAAATACCAGGAGCAAAAGCGTAAAGAGGCCATTGAAAAAGCCAAGACTCAGCTGTATTATCAATCCGACCGAGTCAAAGGATTACAC CGTGCACTCTTGCTGACAGAAGTGCTGAAGGAAAGGGAGGCTCAGATTGAGCTGAAGCAAAGAATAAAGAGTGCCACTAAAGATGTGGACAAGGTATTCATGGACGTGGCAAAGGCCAGAGATGATGAAGCACTTAGACTGGAGCAGGAGAAAGTGCTTCAGAGAAGGCTTGAGAGACAGGCTGTTGCTGAGGACCTGAAAAACCA GATTAAGGAAATAGAATTGCTGAGAGAGCGACAAAAGGCAGAGAACAAGAAGGACGGAGAGGAAATCCAACGCCTTCGAGAACTCTTTCAATGGGAGCAAAgaatggaggaagagagacaaacagagcagaagaagagCCTTTTGCAAGCTCACCTGGTAGGGTCTCAGCAACACAGGTTATGTAGTACTTGTATTTTTAGTTTACTACTGTGTTCTCTGTATCTACAGGAACACCTTGCCAATAGAGACCTCATAAGAGCAGCAGACACTCAAAAACAGGAGgctgaggagcagcagagaaaactttttctctctgcaaaacaaaagatGATGAAGTTaaggaaagacaaagaaaccGAGTTGTTCAG AGAGGCccagatgcagagagagaggataatgagtaaactgacagacacacagcgGGAGCAAACAGTCAGCGAGGAGCAGAGGATCGCTAAGGCTGTGGCTGAACGGGATGCAAAGCAGGCAcaacagcagagggaggaggaggaaaagaaggcTGCAGTGTTGAAGGCGATCACTGCACACAGAGAGTTCATG AGACGCGAAAAGGAGCAGAGGGACCAAGCAGCGCTGCAGAGCACCCGAGACGCGCTTCAGGCCAAGACAGAGGCTGACAGAATATTTTCTGAGAAACAACAACTGAAGGCTCAGAGGATcagagaagatgaaagaaaactgCAAGACTTCAATGCCACACAGATG gCTGAAAAGATTGCCAGGGCCCAGCAGCTGAGAAGAGAAGAACATGAGTTTGAGGGGAAGAACACAGACCTtgctgctgaggaggaaaacCAGTTTCAGCAGTACTCACAGCAGGTCATCCGTGCGGCAGCGGACGCTCAGCGAAACGTGTTTCCACTTTGCAGAGCTGCGAGGGAAGGAACTGGAGGAGGGCTTGGTCCCGTTTTTGGTGGAGTCAGGGCTAGTTACCTTGTTCAGGACCGTAGTGGGGCTCAGATGCCCAAATATGTCTCTGGTGCCACCCAGAACATTAAAAAGCTCAATGAAGCTGTAGATATTCAAGAAGCAAAGAGGAGACTTGGCTTTACGTGGCTTACATAG
- the cfap210 gene encoding cilia- and flagella- associated protein 210 isoform X2 gives MTSVVEHGRRRGSGKSVSPAEEASRMIQPPDLHKVTVLSKAEWLRIQDELNGVNKDKERMREAANQREALHLQSKEVVKLWSNTIAGQRQKKLEAKRIREQIEEEKKKLIDKEEAKYQEQKRKEAIEKAKTQLYYQSDRVKGLHRALLLTEVLKEREAQIELKQRIKSATKDVDKVFMDVAKARDDEALRLEQEKVLQRRLERQAVAEDLKNQIKEIELLRERQKAENKKDGEEIQRLRELFQWEQRMEEERQTEQKKSLLQAHLEHLANRDLIRAADTQKQEAEEQQRKLFLSAKQKMMKLRKDKETELFREAQMQRERIMSKLTDTQREQTVSEEQRIAKAVAERDAKQAQQQREEEEKKAAVLKAITAHREFMRREKEQRDQAALQSTRDALQAKTEADRIFSEKQQLKAQRIREDERKLQDFNATQMAEKIARAQQLRREEHEFEGKNTDLAAEEENQFQQYSQQVIRAAADAQRNVFPLCRAAREGTGGGLGPVFGGVRASYLVQDRSGAQMPKYVSGATQNIKKLNEAVDIQEAKRRLGFTWLT, from the exons ATGACCTCGGTGGTTGAGCACGGCCGACGGAGAGGATCCGGTAAAAGTG TGTCTCCGGCAGAGGAAGCCAGCAGGATGATCCAGCCGCCTGATCTCCACAAAGTCACAGTCTTAAGCAAGGCTGAATGGCTGAGGATTCAAGATGAACTGAACGGGGTTAATAAAGACAAGGAGCGAATGAGAGAGGCTGCGAACCAGAGGGAGGCCCTGCACCTGCAGTCAAAAGAGGTGGTGAAACTGTGGTCCAATACCATCGCT GGTCAGAGGCAAAAGAAGCTGGAGGCAAAGAGGATTCGGGAGCAGattgaggaagagaagaagaaactgatTGATAAAGAAGAGGCCAAATACCAGGAGCAAAAGCGTAAAGAGGCCATTGAAAAAGCCAAGACTCAGCTGTATTATCAATCCGACCGAGTCAAAGGATTACAC CGTGCACTCTTGCTGACAGAAGTGCTGAAGGAAAGGGAGGCTCAGATTGAGCTGAAGCAAAGAATAAAGAGTGCCACTAAAGATGTGGACAAGGTATTCATGGACGTGGCAAAGGCCAGAGATGATGAAGCACTTAGACTGGAGCAGGAGAAAGTGCTTCAGAGAAGGCTTGAGAGACAGGCTGTTGCTGAGGACCTGAAAAACCA GATTAAGGAAATAGAATTGCTGAGAGAGCGACAAAAGGCAGAGAACAAGAAGGACGGAGAGGAAATCCAACGCCTTCGAGAACTCTTTCAATGGGAGCAAAgaatggaggaagagagacaaacagagcagaagaagagCCTTTTGCAAGCTCACCTG GAACACCTTGCCAATAGAGACCTCATAAGAGCAGCAGACACTCAAAAACAGGAGgctgaggagcagcagagaaaactttttctctctgcaaaacaaaagatGATGAAGTTaaggaaagacaaagaaaccGAGTTGTTCAG AGAGGCccagatgcagagagagaggataatgagtaaactgacagacacacagcgGGAGCAAACAGTCAGCGAGGAGCAGAGGATCGCTAAGGCTGTGGCTGAACGGGATGCAAAGCAGGCAcaacagcagagggaggaggaggaaaagaaggcTGCAGTGTTGAAGGCGATCACTGCACACAGAGAGTTCATG AGACGCGAAAAGGAGCAGAGGGACCAAGCAGCGCTGCAGAGCACCCGAGACGCGCTTCAGGCCAAGACAGAGGCTGACAGAATATTTTCTGAGAAACAACAACTGAAGGCTCAGAGGATcagagaagatgaaagaaaactgCAAGACTTCAATGCCACACAGATG gCTGAAAAGATTGCCAGGGCCCAGCAGCTGAGAAGAGAAGAACATGAGTTTGAGGGGAAGAACACAGACCTtgctgctgaggaggaaaacCAGTTTCAGCAGTACTCACAGCAGGTCATCCGTGCGGCAGCGGACGCTCAGCGAAACGTGTTTCCACTTTGCAGAGCTGCGAGGGAAGGAACTGGAGGAGGGCTTGGTCCCGTTTTTGGTGGAGTCAGGGCTAGTTACCTTGTTCAGGACCGTAGTGGGGCTCAGATGCCCAAATATGTCTCTGGTGCCACCCAGAACATTAAAAAGCTCAATGAAGCTGTAGATATTCAAGAAGCAAAGAGGAGACTTGGCTTTACGTGGCTTACATAG